A stretch of DNA from Paenibacillus sp. FSL W8-0186:
CAAGGCTGCCAAGCCAGCCGCCGCCCCATACCCAATGAGTGACCATAGGGTAAATAATTACTGAGAAAATAATCCCAAACACGATATACACGCTGAGCTTCGCCCGCTCCGCCATCCCGCCGCAGGCAATAGCCAGTGAAACCGCGGCAAAAGCCATCTGGAACAGAAACATTAAATTCAGCGGTACGCCGATGTCGGCCAGTACGCTAAACGAACCGCTATCTCCTTCTCCCCCGAATAAAAAACCTGCTGTTCCCCAAAAGCTGTTTCCGTCGCCAAAAGCGAAACCAAAACCCAAGGCCCACCAGGACAGGATGGCCACGCCCAGCGTCAGCACCGTCTTGCCGGCAACATGACCGGCGTTCTTCATTCGTACATTCCCTGCCTCCAGCAAAGCAAACCCGGCCTGCATAAAAAAGACCAGCATCGCGGCCAAGAACACGAACAGCGAGTTAAATCCAATTTCCATCATGTTACCCACTCCTCCAAGTGATAGTTACTAATTCCCTAAAAAGGTTAATGAAATTATAAACGGGAGGAGCCTTGGGATTACATGCACTTTTTCGCATTTAATATATAGTATTGCGTCAGAAAATTGCTTGAAAACGCTTTGTTCTATCAGGCTGCTGGGGATCGTAAACTAAATGTGATTTGTATTTATTTGCGGTGATGTAATAGATCTAATGAGGTTTTTTTGCTTGCTTTTTTTGTTGTGTTACACTAGGTATAAAGGCAATAAAACGTGAGCTGCACAGGGAAAATTCTATATTTTTTCATGGTTAATTCGCGATTATCGTGGGTCCAAGCGGGGCAGGGAAATCCACGCTGCTTAATATACCTGGGGATGGATACGGCGGACGAAGGCGAGGTGCTCGTCGACGGGAAGGACATTGCCAAGTTCAGCAGCAAGGGGTTGACGGGGGATGGCCGCCATGACGTCGAATTGTGTACCAATTCTATTTCAAGGTGCAGGTGGCCGGAAGCACGGAGAACGATGCGATGCATTTTGTTTACATGACTATGTCTTATGATGAAGGAATTTCGGCAAAAAACCGGAATATAACATACAGCTGGTTTTGTCGAATGATACAAAAACAGCAAATTAGGCGAGCGCAGCAGGAATGACAAGCTAGAGTGCAAGCCAGGCGGAAATCATCCGGAGGTAAGCAGAATGGCTACAATATTATCTTTTATCAAAAAATACCGCATTGCCGCCATGTCGGCAATTTGCATGATGTTGATCGAGCTGTTTGTGGAGCTGATCCAGCCGCTGCTCATCTCCCGCATTATCGATGACGGGATCAGCAAGCAGGATCTGTCCGTCGTCTGGCTGTGGGGAGGCGTGCTCGTCGTGAGCGCGCTCCTTGCTTTTGCGGCGGGGTTGGCCAGCTCTTTCTTTGCGTCCCATGCCAGCCAGGGGTTTGGATATGATTTGCGCGACAAGCTGTATGACAAAGTTCAGTCCTTCTCGTATGCGGTGTTCAGCAGATTCCCGACGTCATCGCTCATTACGCGTCTGACCGGGGATATTACACAGCTGCAGGAAATGGTGTTCATGAGCCTGCGCTTTGCGACGCGTGTCCCGCTGGTCGTGACGGGGAGCGTCATTATGGCTCTGATCGTAAATGTGAAGCTGGGCCTGCTGCTGACGGTAACGGCGCCGGTGCTGGCGGTCTTCATTATGTGGATGATGAAAAAAACATCCCTACTCTTTCGCGCCGTGCAGCAGCGGATGGATACGGTGAACGGGGTTATTCAGGAGAATCTGACCGGCATGCGGCTGATCCGCGTGTTCGTTCGCGTCGGTCATGAAATGAAGCGGTTCGAGCAGCGGAGCCGTGAGCTGATGCAGGGCACCGTCTCTGCCCTGCGGCTGACGGAGACGACGATGCCGCTCATGCTGCTGATGATGAACGGCGGCATTATCGCGATCCTGTGGTTCGGCCGCTTGGATATCGCGTCGGGACAGGCCACGACAGGCGAGGTGGTGGCGGTGCTGAACTACTCGCTGCGCACGATTGGGGCGTTGTCCGCGCTATCCTGGATCATCAGCTCGTATTCGCGGGCGGCTGCTTCCGGCCAGCGGGTCGTGGAGGTGCTCCGTACGGAGGAGGAAGAAGGATCGGCGGAAGCAGGAGCTATGGTGACGGACAAGGCTGGACATGCCCGTGAAGCCAGTGAAGGACGTCAAGCTCATGGGGGACAGAAACCCTCCCAGCAGGCTGGTGCTGCCGATAAGACTCTCCTTCCGATCCAGGGCGAGGTGCAGTTTGACGAGGTGAGCTTCAGCTACCCGGCCAGCGATATTCGGGTGCTGCAGGAGATCTCTTTTGAGGCCAAACCTCGGCAGAGGATCGCGATCATGGGGGCTACCGGGTCGGGCAAGACCTCGCTCGTTCAACTGGTTCCCCGCCTGCATGAGGCGACGGGCGGAACGATCCGCATCGACGGCCGCGACATCCGCCAGATGGAGCCGGAGCAGCTGCGCGGGGCAATCGGCTATGTTCCGCAGGAGGTCATGCTGTTCTCGGGTTCGGTGCGGGACAATATCGCCTGGGGCCGCGAGGATGCGAGCATGGAGCAAATCGTAAATGCGGCCAAGCAGGCGCAGATTCACGAGACGATCAAGCGGCTGCCCCATGGATACGACACGATGCTCGGGCAGCGCGGCGTGAATTTGTCCGGCGGGCAGAAGCAGCGGCTGTCGATCGCCCGGGCGCTGGTGCGCCGGCCGGCGATCCTTATTCTGGACGACAGCACGAGCGCGCTGGACGTGAGGACAGAGGCGGCTTTACTGGAGGAGCTGACGCGGTTATCCTGCACTACTTTTCTTATTACGCAAAAAATCAGCTCCACCACGTCGGCCGACCTCATTCTGCTGCTCGATGAGGGGCGTCTTATCGCCAAGGGCAGCCATGAGGAATTAATGGCGGAATCTCCGCTGTATCGGCGGATTTACGAATCTCAGTACGGGGAGGCGTCGCAGCATGCTCAAAACCTTCGTTGAACCGTTCCGGCATCCTTATCCGAAGCTGGATGCTAACGCCGCTGGTTCTGCCGCGGGGCGCAAGCCAAAGGCCAAGGCCAAGAACTGGTCGGGGACGCTGGGGCGCATCTGGCAGTATCTGGCCCGGCGCAAGGCGAAGCTGGCGCTCGTCCTGCTGATGGTGGTGGCCAGCTCGGCGCTGGCGCTGCTGGGACCGTATTTGATCGGCGTTGCCGTGGATGATTTCCTCGCAGGGGGCGGGGGAGCGCCGTGGGTGTTATTTTTAACAGGATTAGGGGCAGTGTATATCGGATTCTCGCTGAGCTCCTGGCTGCAAAATATTTGGATGATCGAGATCGCCCAGGAGACGGTGTACCGCATGCGGATCGATCTGTTCCGCCAGCTTCACCGGCTGCCCATTCCGTTCTTCGGAACCAGGCAGCAGGGCGAGATTATGAGCCGGTTGACGAACGATATCGACAATGTCAGCTCGACGCTGAACAGCTCGGCGATTCAGATATTCTCCAGTGTGCTGACGCTGATCGGGACGCTGGCGGTCATGCTGTATCTCAGCCCGCTGCTGACACTGCTGACGTTCATGATCGTGCCG
This window harbors:
- a CDS encoding ABC transporter ATP-binding protein, with translation MATILSFIKKYRIAAMSAICMMLIELFVELIQPLLISRIIDDGISKQDLSVVWLWGGVLVVSALLAFAAGLASSFFASHASQGFGYDLRDKLYDKVQSFSYAVFSRFPTSSLITRLTGDITQLQEMVFMSLRFATRVPLVVTGSVIMALIVNVKLGLLLTVTAPVLAVFIMWMMKKTSLLFRAVQQRMDTVNGVIQENLTGMRLIRVFVRVGHEMKRFEQRSRELMQGTVSALRLTETTMPLMLLMMNGGIIAILWFGRLDIASGQATTGEVVAVLNYSLRTIGALSALSWIISSYSRAAASGQRVVEVLRTEEEEGSAEAGAMVTDKAGHAREASEGRQAHGGQKPSQQAGAADKTLLPIQGEVQFDEVSFSYPASDIRVLQEISFEAKPRQRIAIMGATGSGKTSLVQLVPRLHEATGGTIRIDGRDIRQMEPEQLRGAIGYVPQEVMLFSGSVRDNIAWGREDASMEQIVNAAKQAQIHETIKRLPHGYDTMLGQRGVNLSGGQKQRLSIARALVRRPAILILDDSTSALDVRTEAALLEELTRLSCTTFLITQKISSTTSADLILLLDEGRLIAKGSHEELMAESPLYRRIYESQYGEASQHAQNLR